One window of the Lathyrus oleraceus cultivar Zhongwan6 unplaced genomic scaffold, CAAS_Psat_ZW6_1.0 chrUn0741, whole genome shotgun sequence genome contains the following:
- the LOC127114895 gene encoding uncharacterized protein LOC127114895 has protein sequence MPDFTTTIKRVVAIPIEILCNGLEGDHNGVLYAEFSFVPDDLLYTVLPNLEEFARQIVAHNYENRDILELNVRLSAITSIEEEEVDFRNQDDYGQAQQVVDLMEKLENCYPFSDSTEQCPICLEEFCIKSDLARTKCSHVFHKNCIGSWIQQCINRSSTYTCPLCRGLL, from the coding sequence ATGCCCGATTTTACAACTACAATCAAAAGAGTTGTAGCGATTCCTATTGAAATTCTATGTAATGGTTTGGAAGGAGATCATAATGGTGTTTTATACGCCGAATTTTCTTTTGTGCCAGATGATTTATTATATACGGTTCTACCAAATCTTGAAGAATTTGCTAGGCAAATAGTTGCACACAACTATGAAAATCGTGATATATTAGAGTTGAATGTGCGTCTTTCTGCCATAACATCAATTGAAGAGGAGGAAGTAGATTTTAGAAATCAAGATGATTATGGTCAAGCTCAACAAGTTGTTGATTTGATGGAGAAATTAGAAAATTGTTATCCTTTTTCTGACTCAACCGAACAATGTCCTATTTGTTTGGAGGAGTTTTGCATTAAATCAGATTTAGCTCGTACCAAATGCTCTCATGTTTTTCATAAAAATTGTATTGGCTCATGGATTCAACAATGCATCAATCGCTCATCAACTTACACTTGTCCATTGTGTCGAGGTCTTCTATAA
- the LOC127114894 gene encoding protein MAIN-LIKE 2-like isoform X1 has translation MFVISFLKVQYNDFLYCLFLKDPKKFRQRSHPMPYPDPWCVPYIERAGFGHVMHVVNATIDAKFILALCERWRPETHTFHLPTGECTVTLEDVYMLLGLRIDGKPVTGNVQQPNQICVQMLGVDLVEGEGSAKARGQGIKLSSLQLYHDSITLTEESSEQEKVIKTRVYIMLLFGNLLFPEGTGNSINFMYLSLLGDIDRISTYSWGSAVLAFLYSSLCKNAQNEHCTFSGCAFLLQTWGWWRLPRLAPENPNDYSFPYATRFITTGLDYSLTPKNKIIFYRQLLDRLRAQDVLPLNHSTSN, from the exons atgtttgtaattagttttttaaaagtccaatataatgattttttatattgtttgtttttaaaggatcccaagaaatttcgtcaacgttcacacccaatgccttatccagacccatggtgcgtaccttacatagagcgtgcgggtttcggtcatgtaatgcatgtcgtaaatgccaccattgatgccaaattcattttggctctgtgtgaacgttggagacctgagacacacacctttcacctaccaactggtgaatgtaccgtcacattagaggacgtgtacatgcttttaggtcttagaatagatggtaagcctgtgaccggaaatgttcaacagcctaaccaaatatgtgttcaaatgttgggggtagatctggtcgagggtgaggggtctgccaaagcaaggggtcagggtattaaattatctagcctacaattgtaccacgactccataactttgactgaggaatcctccgaacaagaaaaagtcataaaaacccgggtttacattatgctattgtttgggaacttgctatttcccgaagggacgggaaatagcataaattttatgtacttgagtttgctcggggacattgatagaataagcacatatagttggggttctgcagtattagcattcctatatagctctttgtgtaaaaatgcacaaaatgagcactgtacattttctggatgtgcttttttgcttcaaacatgggggtggtggagattgccgaggctagccccagaaaatcctaatgactactccttcccctacgcaactag gttcattacaaccggactggattacagtcttacccccaaaaataaaattatattttatcgtcaactgttggatcgtctccgagcacaggatgtattaccactaaatcactcaacttctaactga
- the LOC127114894 gene encoding protein MAIN-LIKE 2-like isoform X2 gives MSLLTMGQEHRGTRANIASFDPKKFRQRSHPMPYPDPWCVPYIERAGFGHVMHVVNATIDAKFILALCERWRPETHTFHLPTGECTVTLEDVYMLLGLRIDGKPVTGNVQQPNQICVQMLGVDLVEGEGSAKARGQGIKLSSLQLYHDSITLTEESSEQEKVIKTRVYIMLLFGNLLFPEGTGNSINFMYLSLLGDIDRISTYSWGSAVLAFLYSSLCKNAQNEHCTFSGCAFLLQTWGWWRLPRLAPENPNDYSFPYATRFITTGLDYSLTPKNKIIFYRQLLDRLRAQDVLPLNHSTSN, from the exons atgtcgcttcttaccatgggccaagaacacagaggaactagggcaaacattgcctcattc gatcccaagaaatttcgtcaacgttcacacccaatgccttatccagacccatggtgcgtaccttacatagagcgtgcgggtttcggtcatgtaatgcatgtcgtaaatgccaccattgatgccaaattcattttggctctgtgtgaacgttggagacctgagacacacacctttcacctaccaactggtgaatgtaccgtcacattagaggacgtgtacatgcttttaggtcttagaatagatggtaagcctgtgaccggaaatgttcaacagcctaaccaaatatgtgttcaaatgttgggggtagatctggtcgagggtgaggggtctgccaaagcaaggggtcagggtattaaattatctagcctacaattgtaccacgactccataactttgactgaggaatcctccgaacaagaaaaagtcataaaaacccgggtttacattatgctattgtttgggaacttgctatttcccgaagggacgggaaatagcataaattttatgtacttgagtttgctcggggacattgatagaataagcacatatagttggggttctgcagtattagcattcctatatagctctttgtgtaaaaatgcacaaaatgagcactgtacattttctggatgtgcttttttgcttcaaacatgggggtggtggagattgccgaggctagccccagaaaatcctaatgactactccttcccctacgcaactag gttcattacaaccggactggattacagtcttacccccaaaaataaaattatattttatcgtcaactgttggatcgtctccgagcacaggatgtattaccactaaatcactcaacttctaactga